In Nostoc piscinale CENA21, the genomic stretch AGATAGCGAACAGAATTTAGTTGGCGGTGCAATTTTGCCAGGATTGGGTTTACAATTTGCGACTTTAGGTCAAAAAACCAGCCAATTACCACAATTAGAAACACAAAACTTCACCTCATTACCACCACGTTTTGCACTAAATACACCAGAGGCTATTCAAAGTGGTGTTATCTACACCTTGTTAGCCGGAATCAAAGATTTTATGACAGCATGGTGGGATTTATATCCTAATAGTAAAGTGGCGATTAAAGGAGGCGATCGCACTTTATTATTTAACTATCTGCAAACTTTATACCCTGAAATAACAGCCCATTTAATTGTAGAACCAAACTTAATTTTTTGGGGAATCATATATGTTTAATAAAATCATGAATCTCTTCTGCCACAATTCCGGCACACTCTTCTGGTAAATCATTGCCAGCATGAGCCACTAATTTAAAATCAACTTGGGGAATTAATTGTTTATAAGTTTGGCTTTGAAAAACAGCATCAGAAGTATCTTGTCCACCTTGTAAAATTAACACGGGAACTTCAATTAAATGCAACTTATCTTGTAATAACTCAGCTTTAATTTCTGCTGTCTGTCTTTGAAATAATAACTGACAAGCTGCGGGATATTTGAGTAAATGTTGACGTTGCTGTAAGTCTTGCTCGATTTTTTCGTGCCAACCGAATATTTTAATGATGGGTCTGATAAATTTGAAAAATTTCACTAATAACGGAGAAAATTCTAATAATTTGCGTCGTTGTTGCCAACGTTTTTTCTTGTTTCTCAACTTCTACACCTTCTGGTGCTAAGAGAACTAAACCTTCTACCTGTTCTGGATATTTCAAAGCATAACTCGCTGCAATCCAACCTCCTAGAGAATGACCTACTAAGTACACTCTTTCCAGTCTTAAGGCTTGTAGTAGTTCCGCGATAGACTCTACTTGTAAATCTATCGAGTGATGAATGTTTGGCTTATCAGACTCCCCAAAGCCTAACAAGTCTGGTGCAAAACAATGGAAATTTTTCGCCAGTTTTTCCATTACTGATGACCACTGGCTACTATCGTTCCAAGCGCCATGTAACAAAACCACCGGAATACCTTGACCAGCTTCGCTCCAAAATAACAATCCTTGGGAGAGTTTTCTGCGGGAGTTACGTAGTAGTGTATCCATTTTATATATAAAAATTACATCATAGTAGATTGTAGTTTTTATATTGGATTTTGTAATTAAAACTCCCAGAGAAAATCTAAAGTATTGTTACGCCAGTGTTGTCAAGCCGTTTAAGTAGTCCTTTAGCTGTCGAGAATGGTCATGGGACATTGGCCCTGTTGGTAAAGCACTCGGAGAAAAAGCTTGAATTTCCAAGACTTCTAAAGCATCTTGAATTTCCATTTCTCCTTTGACTTCGGCTTCCACCACAACGCAAATCGAATGAATGCGAGGATCTCTGTCTGGTGCAGAATAAACACCTACTAAACGTTTAATCGTTACTAATTCCAGTCCTGTTTCCTCTATCAATTCTCGTTCGACTGTACTGGGAATATCTTCTCCCCAGTCCACCATTCCCCCTGGTAATGACCAAAGACCATTATCCCGTCGGCGAATTAAGACAATTCGACCATCAGGTAATATCGGAATAATACTTGTACCAGTAATAGGATGACGAAAAATAATACCTAATACTGTTTGTCCATAGCGCCATAAACCACGTATAGACTGGACAAATGCTCCAAAAAAAGCCAGAACGTTCAAGCTCAAAATTTTGGTGTTATGTTTTTTGATTTCTTGCACTCGCATTTACTCAAATAGCTAATTATTGAGATTGATTCCACACAAAGATGCTTGTGCTTTGAGAGTTTCTTCTTAGAGGTTATTTGAAAAGTATTAAGTGATTTACTTAGTAATTTAATATACGTCTACATCTATACTAACTTGTTGGCAACTGATTGAGAAAGCACTTTCATCGACAATTATTCAGTTAAGTCTTTCCCCAAAGAATTGCTACAAGGCTTGGCTAACTGA encodes the following:
- a CDS encoding NUDIX hydrolase, whose amino-acid sequence is MNVLAFFGAFVQSIRGLWRYGQTVLGIIFRHPITGTSIIPILPDGRIVLIRRRDNGLWSLPGGMVDWGEDIPSTVERELIEETGLELVTIKRLVGVYSAPDRDPRIHSICVVVEAEVKGEMEIQDALEVLEIQAFSPSALPTGPMSHDHSRQLKDYLNGLTTLA